The Bacteroides acidifaciens genome includes a region encoding these proteins:
- a CDS encoding TonB-dependent receptor: MVLLMLCLHLSSFAQHISMQLKNVTVKQAIETIQKQNGYSFTFAASDLNTQKIITVTARNLPIEKVVEQILIGQNVSYTVQGKDIIIKKKSNQAAQQKKKSTISGIITDNYGEPIIGANIKEKNGTNGTISDIDGKFQLTVDEGSSVQISYLGYLTQEVNTRNKTHLAISMKEDAQALDEVVVVGYGTMKKRDLTGAISSIKMDETPVQTFTTVSHALAGKAAGLQVVQTSAQVGGGSSFNIRGAASVGAGNDPLIIIDGFPVSSSSTLGSGNRYEAGQTDNILESINPNDIESIEVLKDASSTAIYGARAGHGVIIVTTKRGKEGKASVNYSANVSVQRMKNSFKMLNGQDYMYQTNRYYHELWLKEKGEGIYEDYMIPNDDAADFKPRYSNDQILNAPTVPWFDEITRTGLMHQHNVSINGGTEKTKYMASINYLNHSGVVKNNDMERFTAKINLDQQISKYVKAGLSFNISRNNYDNVPLGNGENENSGIITAAVAFNPTVPVRDEEGNYSANPLMPQLPNPVSLLEINDKTVKERLLGSAYIEVEPIKGLKLKANLGIDRKYQKRKTYLPKTTQYGAAVNGQAYLAQEDNNDYLMDLTANYQKTFGEHSFNVLFGYSYQKFNTEGMSAGNQDFINDSFLYNNLGAGNYSRPPVGSYASVSSLSSYFGRFNYSWKEKYLLTATLRADGASNFAKGHQWGYFPSVSAGWRFSEEKFIKSFSSDFLSNGKLRLSWGQTGNYNVGNGALDYYGADPWYGSQFGDSQHVGIYVSQLGNPNLTWETTTEFNIGLDLGFFNNRINLTAEYFQRTISDLLVKNKTIPHYNEVKTIAANIGSTQSNGVELTLNTQNIQTAQFAWNTDLTFSTYNDRWKERDPNWKPAAYQKEQDPIRGVFAYIANGLLQPGEEAPAHQPQLLPGQVKLKNINGDDKLNEEDMVLIGRNDPKFIFGFNNNFSYKNFDLNIYMYGQVGKIAGANSYYDAWGSYGNRIKLGQNVPVSFKDAWSSDNQTSTRPSFIESAYGTGDLFLQKISFLRIRNITLGYTVPISKSICNRLRVYADVNNPCVWTNWKGQDPETDSNTNAYPNVTSFSIGVDISF; the protein is encoded by the coding sequence ATGGTCCTGCTCATGCTATGTCTTCATCTGAGCTCATTTGCGCAGCATATCAGTATGCAGTTGAAGAACGTGACAGTAAAACAGGCCATTGAAACCATACAGAAGCAGAATGGATATTCATTTACATTTGCGGCAAGCGATCTGAATACCCAGAAGATTATTACGGTAACAGCCAGGAACCTACCTATAGAGAAGGTAGTGGAACAGATTTTAATAGGACAAAATGTTAGTTATACAGTTCAAGGTAAAGACATCATTATAAAAAAGAAAAGTAACCAAGCCGCACAACAAAAGAAAAAAAGTACGATCAGCGGAATAATCACAGACAATTACGGAGAACCGATCATCGGTGCCAATATCAAAGAAAAAAATGGTACGAATGGGACTATCTCCGATATTGACGGAAAGTTTCAGCTCACTGTCGACGAAGGTAGTAGCGTGCAAATATCTTACTTGGGATATCTAACGCAGGAAGTGAATACCAGGAACAAAACGCATCTGGCTATCTCAATGAAAGAAGACGCACAGGCGTTGGATGAAGTTGTCGTTGTGGGGTACGGAACGATGAAGAAAAGAGACTTGACCGGTGCCATTTCTTCTATCAAAATGGATGAAACTCCCGTGCAGACCTTCACGACGGTCAGCCATGCGTTAGCCGGAAAAGCAGCAGGTCTGCAAGTAGTGCAGACGAGTGCACAGGTAGGCGGCGGCAGTAGTTTCAATATACGTGGCGCAGCCTCCGTCGGCGCCGGGAACGATCCGCTTATCATCATTGACGGTTTTCCCGTTTCTTCCAGTTCCACACTTGGTTCGGGCAATCGTTACGAAGCGGGGCAAACCGATAATATTCTCGAATCTATCAATCCGAATGACATTGAGTCGATAGAGGTTCTGAAAGACGCCAGTTCTACCGCTATCTACGGTGCAAGAGCCGGACACGGTGTGATTATCGTTACTACCAAACGGGGAAAAGAAGGAAAAGCAAGCGTCAACTACTCCGCCAATGTATCTGTGCAAAGAATGAAAAACTCATTCAAGATGTTGAACGGGCAGGACTATATGTATCAGACCAACCGATATTATCACGAGCTATGGCTGAAAGAAAAAGGAGAAGGCATTTACGAGGATTATATGATTCCGAATGATGATGCGGCGGACTTTAAACCCAGATACTCGAACGACCAGATACTCAACGCACCGACAGTTCCCTGGTTTGACGAAATCACACGTACCGGACTTATGCATCAGCATAATGTTTCTATAAACGGGGGAACGGAAAAAACGAAATATATGGCTTCTATCAACTACCTCAACCACTCCGGCGTAGTGAAGAATAATGATATGGAGCGCTTCACCGCAAAAATAAACTTGGACCAGCAGATTTCCAAGTACGTAAAGGCCGGATTGTCTTTCAATATCAGCCGTAATAACTACGACAATGTACCTTTGGGAAACGGTGAGAATGAAAACTCAGGTATCATCACTGCTGCCGTGGCCTTTAATCCGACTGTTCCCGTCAGAGATGAAGAAGGGAACTACTCGGCTAATCCTCTGATGCCTCAACTTCCTAATCCGGTTTCTCTCCTGGAGATTAATGACAAAACCGTCAAGGAACGATTGTTGGGTTCGGCTTATATAGAAGTGGAACCTATCAAGGGACTGAAACTAAAAGCCAATTTGGGTATTGACCGAAAATACCAGAAAAGAAAAACTTATCTCCCGAAAACCACTCAATACGGGGCGGCAGTCAACGGTCAGGCATATTTAGCACAGGAAGATAACAACGACTATTTAATGGACCTGACAGCCAATTATCAAAAGACATTCGGCGAACATAGTTTCAATGTTCTTTTCGGTTATTCCTATCAGAAGTTCAACACCGAAGGAATGAGTGCGGGCAATCAGGATTTTATCAATGATTCATTCCTGTACAATAATCTGGGAGCAGGAAATTATAGCCGCCCGCCAGTAGGTTCGTACGCTTCAGTCAGCAGTTTGAGTTCTTACTTCGGACGTTTTAATTATTCGTGGAAGGAAAAATACCTGCTCACCGCTACCCTTCGTGCCGACGGCGCTTCCAACTTTGCCAAAGGACATCAATGGGGCTATTTTCCTTCCGTATCCGCCGGCTGGCGTTTCTCCGAAGAAAAATTCATCAAGAGTTTTTCCTCTGACTTCCTTTCAAATGGTAAACTGCGCTTAAGTTGGGGACAAACCGGTAATTATAATGTAGGCAACGGGGCTCTCGACTACTATGGAGCAGACCCATGGTATGGCAGCCAATTTGGTGATTCACAGCACGTAGGTATCTATGTGTCACAATTAGGTAACCCAAATCTGACGTGGGAAACGACAACCGAATTTAATATCGGTCTGGACCTGGGATTCTTCAACAACCGGATCAACCTGACCGCCGAATATTTTCAGCGTACAATCTCCGACTTGCTGGTAAAAAATAAAACAATCCCTCACTACAATGAAGTGAAAACCATTGCAGCCAACATCGGTTCGACTCAAAGCAACGGTGTGGAACTGACTCTGAATACGCAGAATATTCAGACTGCACAATTTGCATGGAACACCGACTTAACATTCTCAACGTATAACGACCGTTGGAAAGAACGCGACCCGAACTGGAAACCCGCTGCCTACCAGAAAGAACAGGACCCGATTCGCGGAGTCTTTGCCTACATAGCCAACGGACTGTTGCAACCCGGTGAGGAAGCCCCCGCCCACCAGCCGCAACTTCTTCCCGGACAAGTGAAACTCAAGAATATAAATGGAGACGATAAACTGAATGAGGAAGATATGGTCTTAATCGGACGCAATGACCCCAAATTCATTTTCGGTTTCAACAACAATTTTTCATATAAGAATTTCGACCTTAATATATATATGTATGGACAGGTAGGAAAAATTGCCGGAGCAAACAGTTATTACGACGCCTGGGGTTCTTATGGAAACCGCATCAAACTGGGACAGAATGTACCCGTCTCTTTCAAGGATGCCTGGAGTTCGGACAACCAGACAAGTACACGCCCCAGCTTCATCGAGTCGGCTTATGGTACCGGTGATCTGTTTCTCCAGAAAATTTCATTCCTGCGTATCAGAAATATCACATTAGGCTACACCGTGCCAATCAGTAAAAGTATCTGTAACCGACTGCGAGTATATGCTGACGTCAATAATCCATGTGTATGGACCAACTGGAAAGGTCAAGATCCGGAAACAGACAGTAATACGAATGCATATCCCAACGTCACTAGTTTTAGCATCGGAGTAGATATTTCATTCTAA
- a CDS encoding FecR family protein, with translation MDEQSLHTDTVNDWITGYLTNSLTPEEMQSLQEWLNVSEENRKYFSDMQEVWIAASDETDDRSFNKERAYQLFLKQIEATTRQAINKRKAFQLHPWMYAAAMIIIVFICGTIAFQIGKSVIRNQLTQISIEAPYGSKTKLYLPDGTLVWLNAGSKMSYAQDFGINERALNLTGEAYFEVTKNKHIPFKVHTDELDVKVLGTKFNFRNYQDDLEAKVCLLEGKVALSTQQKETILHPDQQALLDKKTGKLLISSTKAAYSAEWTNDRLYFDEALLPDIVKELERSYNIKITIADAALNSVRFYGNFRRREQSIREIMDVLSSTDKMTYTIEGKNIVITLPE, from the coding sequence ATGGATGAACAATCACTACATACGGACACAGTCAACGATTGGATTACCGGATATCTGACAAATAGCCTGACACCGGAAGAAATGCAATCATTGCAAGAATGGCTGAATGTTTCGGAAGAAAACAGAAAATATTTCTCCGATATGCAGGAAGTATGGATAGCCGCTTCGGACGAAACAGACGATAGAAGCTTCAACAAAGAAAGAGCTTATCAACTATTCTTGAAACAAATCGAAGCTACTACCCGACAAGCTATCAATAAACGCAAGGCTTTCCAACTTCACCCGTGGATGTATGCTGCCGCAATGATTATCATTGTCTTTATTTGCGGAACGATTGCTTTTCAGATAGGAAAGAGTGTTATCCGCAATCAATTGACCCAGATCTCTATTGAAGCCCCGTATGGTTCAAAAACCAAATTATACCTTCCGGACGGAACGCTGGTCTGGCTCAATGCAGGTTCGAAAATGAGTTATGCGCAGGACTTTGGTATCAACGAACGGGCACTGAATCTTACCGGAGAAGCTTATTTCGAAGTAACCAAGAATAAACATATTCCTTTTAAAGTACATACTGATGAACTGGACGTAAAGGTATTAGGAACCAAATTCAATTTCAGAAATTATCAGGACGACCTGGAAGCGAAAGTTTGTTTGCTCGAAGGTAAAGTGGCTCTCAGCACCCAACAAAAGGAAACAATACTTCACCCAGACCAACAAGCCCTATTAGATAAAAAGACCGGCAAATTATTGATTTCAAGTACTAAAGCTGCTTACAGTGCCGAATGGACAAACGACCGTCTCTATTTCGATGAAGCGTTGCTCCCCGATATTGTGAAGGAACTGGAAAGAAGCTACAATATAAAAATCACTATTGCAGACGCTGCGCTAAACTCCGTCCGTTTCTATGGTAACTTCCGCAGAAGGGAACAGAGTATCCGGGAAATTATGGATGTACTATCATCTACCGATAAAATGACTTATACCATTGAAGGAAAAAATATTGTGATCACACTTCCTGAATGA
- a CDS encoding RNA polymerase sigma-70 factor, with the protein MNPVDEKIIIKKLKAGDNEAYKYLYDYHYVALCKLSYYMLKDKIQAEIIVSDVIFHLWEVRENLELAPPLRNYLIIAVRNKCLNYLALKQQEVEIRFSAMERAGIQLQNIIPDNQQPLGTLLEKELEHKIQEAIQKLPPVCKQVFMMSRFREMSYEEISQELGISVNTVKYHIKSALVVLKRELGTFLCIFLAFYPTLLF; encoded by the coding sequence ATGAATCCAGTTGATGAAAAAATCATAATAAAAAAACTAAAGGCAGGAGACAATGAGGCATACAAGTATTTGTATGACTATCATTATGTTGCTCTCTGCAAACTTAGTTATTATATGCTGAAAGACAAGATACAAGCAGAAATCATAGTCAGTGATGTAATTTTTCACTTATGGGAGGTTCGGGAAAATTTGGAGCTTGCTCCTCCCCTGCGCAATTACTTAATTATAGCCGTACGTAATAAATGCCTGAATTATCTGGCTCTCAAACAACAAGAAGTGGAAATCCGCTTTTCTGCTATGGAACGGGCAGGAATCCAACTGCAAAATATCATTCCGGACAATCAGCAGCCTCTAGGTACATTGTTAGAGAAAGAACTGGAACATAAAATTCAGGAAGCGATTCAAAAACTCCCCCCTGTCTGCAAGCAGGTATTTATGATGAGCCGCTTCCGGGAAATGAGTTACGAAGAAATTTCCCAAGAACTTGGCATTTCCGTCAACACGGTTAAATATCACATAAAGAGCGCATTAGTAGTACTCAAAAGAGAACTCGGAACTTTTTTATGCATTTTTCTCGCTTTTTACCCTACCCTCTTATTCTAA
- a CDS encoding two-component regulator propeller domain-containing protein, whose product MSSFEKMRRCLLFVLLLISSTVSKGQIYKYIGLEDGLNNQKIYHIQKDQRGYMWFLTQEGIDRYDGKHIKHYNFSDDSMTLDSRIALNWLYMDSGNVLWVIGQKGRIFRYDSQHDKFELVYVHPELIRNKSQAFLNYGYLDKNDRIWLCCKDSITWYNIHTGKTLYISAPVIGEITAIEQVDGNHFFIGTGSGLFRARIEEGELKLVSDEAVESIATSVHELYYHAVSKQLFVGNYKEGILIYDMGGTGKIIPCQSPNNVEVNQIVALNSHELLVATGGKGVYKLDVNTCMSEPYITADYSSYNGMNGNNINDIYVDEEERIWLANYPTGITVRNNRYGSYDLIRHSLGNNHSLVNDQVHDVMEDSDGDLWFATSNGISLYQTATKEWRSFFSSFDPVPDDENHIFLALCEVSPGVIWVGGFTSGIYKIEKNKGFKISYLSPAAIAGVRPDQYIFDIKKDSAGDIWSGGYYHLKRINLETKGVRLYPGVSSITTIQEKDSQQMWIGTRMGLYLLDKQSGVYQYIDLPVESLYICALYQREDGILYIGTRGAGLLVYDINKKKFIHQYRSDNCALLSDNIYTILPRQDGSLLMGTENSITIYSPEGHFFRNWTREQGLMSVNFNAGSATSYNKSALVFGGNDGAVRFPTDIEIPEPHYSRLLLRDFMIAYHPVYPGDEGSPLEKDIDETDRLELAYEQNTFSLDVASINYDYPSNILFSWKIYGYHKEWSRPSQDNRILVRNLPPGNYTLQIRAISNEEKYKTYETRNIQIVITPPVWASVWAMVGYAILLVLVMGGIFRVIMLHKQKKVSDEKTRFFINTAHDIRTPLTLIKAPLEEVVENRMVAEQALPHMNMALKNVNTLLQLTTNLINFERIDVYSSTLYVSEYELNTYMNDVCATFRKYAEMKHVRFVYESNFDYLNVWFDSDKMGSILKNILSNALKYTPEDGSVCIYACEEGNTWSIEVKDTGIGIPSGEQKKLFRNCFRGSNVVNLKVTGSGIGLMLVYKLVKLHKGKIQIQSAERQGTCVRITFPKGNTHLHKAKFISPKVPNERPEAIIPGGTSALPAMEISRTNSSLQRILIVEDNDDLRNYLVDMLSTSYNIQSCPNGKDALVIIREFNPDLVISDIMMPEMSGDELCATIKGELEMSHIPVILLTALGDEKHMLEGLEIGADAYITKPFSVGILKATIKNILTNRTLLRQVYNSIEDEEQDFPNNCTNTLDWKFIASVKECIEKNMGDSDFNVEILSTRHHMSRTSFFNKLKALTGYAPADYIRMIRLQHAAQLLKQGEYTITEIADMVGFSDAKYFREVFKKYYGVSPSKYAESDKTVFSQATDLKNEE is encoded by the coding sequence ATGAGTAGTTTTGAAAAAATGAGAAGATGTTTATTATTTGTGCTTCTTCTCATAAGTAGTACTGTAAGCAAAGGGCAAATTTATAAGTACATAGGATTGGAAGATGGTTTGAATAATCAGAAAATATACCATATTCAAAAAGACCAACGAGGGTATATGTGGTTTCTGACTCAGGAGGGGATAGACCGTTATGATGGCAAACATATCAAGCATTACAACTTTTCGGACGACAGTATGACGCTGGATTCACGGATTGCCTTAAACTGGCTTTACATGGACAGCGGAAATGTATTATGGGTAATTGGTCAGAAAGGTCGTATTTTCAGATATGATTCGCAACATGATAAATTTGAATTGGTTTATGTGCACCCGGAGCTGATCAGAAATAAGTCGCAGGCATTTCTGAATTACGGTTATTTGGACAAGAATGACCGTATATGGCTATGCTGTAAAGACAGCATCACCTGGTATAATATCCATACTGGAAAGACCTTGTATATATCGGCGCCGGTTATTGGTGAAATAACTGCCATTGAACAGGTGGATGGCAATCATTTCTTTATCGGTACGGGAAGTGGTCTGTTTCGTGCCAGGATAGAAGAGGGAGAATTGAAACTGGTTTCTGACGAAGCGGTGGAAAGTATCGCTACATCGGTACATGAACTCTATTACCATGCCGTCTCAAAACAACTGTTTGTGGGGAACTATAAAGAGGGAATACTTATATATGACATGGGTGGAACAGGAAAAATCATTCCCTGTCAATCACCCAATAACGTAGAAGTAAACCAGATTGTAGCTTTGAATTCCCATGAACTTTTGGTAGCCACAGGTGGAAAAGGTGTATATAAGCTGGATGTGAATACCTGTATGAGTGAACCTTATATAACGGCCGATTATAGCAGTTATAACGGGATGAACGGAAATAATATCAATGACATCTATGTGGATGAAGAAGAACGTATTTGGCTTGCCAATTATCCTACCGGCATTACTGTTCGTAACAATCGTTATGGAAGTTACGACTTGATAAGGCATTCTCTCGGTAACAACCACTCATTGGTGAACGACCAGGTTCATGACGTGATGGAAGACAGTGATGGTGACCTTTGGTTTGCAACCAGTAACGGTATCAGTCTTTATCAGACTGCGACAAAAGAATGGCGTTCTTTCTTTAGCTCTTTTGATCCGGTGCCGGATGATGAAAATCACATCTTTTTAGCACTGTGTGAAGTCTCACCCGGTGTGATATGGGTTGGTGGTTTTACATCGGGCATTTATAAGATAGAGAAGAATAAAGGTTTTAAGATAAGCTATCTTTCTCCTGCTGCTATTGCGGGAGTACGTCCGGACCAATATATTTTTGACATAAAAAAAGACTCGGCAGGTGATATCTGGTCCGGTGGGTATTATCACTTGAAACGCATCAATCTTGAGACTAAAGGAGTGCGCTTATATCCAGGAGTAAGTTCTATCACCACCATTCAGGAGAAAGACTCCCAGCAGATGTGGATTGGCACGCGAATGGGACTCTACCTGCTTGACAAACAATCCGGAGTTTACCAGTATATCGACCTGCCCGTTGAATCTCTCTATATATGTGCATTATACCAAAGAGAAGATGGAATCCTGTATATCGGTACCCGTGGAGCTGGACTTCTTGTTTATGACATTAATAAGAAAAAATTTATTCATCAATACCGAAGTGACAATTGTGCACTGCTCTCCGACAATATTTATACAATTCTTCCGCGTCAGGACGGGAGTCTCCTGATGGGTACGGAGAATAGTATAACGATTTATTCACCAGAGGGACACTTTTTCCGCAACTGGACGCGGGAACAGGGATTGATGAGTGTCAATTTTAATGCAGGCTCTGCTACGAGCTATAACAAAAGCGCGCTTGTTTTTGGAGGCAATGACGGTGCTGTGAGGTTTCCGACAGATATAGAGATACCGGAACCGCATTATTCACGTTTGTTACTGCGTGATTTTATGATAGCCTATCATCCTGTTTATCCGGGTGATGAAGGTTCTCCTTTGGAAAAAGATATTGATGAAACTGATCGGCTGGAACTGGCCTACGAGCAAAATACGTTTTCTCTTGATGTAGCTTCCATTAATTATGATTATCCTTCCAACATCCTTTTTTCATGGAAAATCTATGGTTATCATAAAGAGTGGAGCCGCCCGAGCCAGGATAATCGGATTCTTGTCAGGAATCTGCCTCCCGGCAACTATACGTTACAAATTCGCGCCATATCCAACGAAGAGAAATATAAGACCTACGAGACAAGGAACATTCAGATTGTTATAACGCCTCCTGTATGGGCCAGTGTGTGGGCGATGGTAGGATATGCAATCTTGTTGGTGCTGGTTATGGGAGGCATATTCCGTGTCATCATGCTGCATAAACAAAAGAAAGTGTCGGATGAGAAAACACGTTTCTTCATCAATACGGCACACGACATACGTACACCGCTTACATTGATAAAGGCGCCATTGGAGGAAGTTGTAGAAAATCGCATGGTGGCTGAACAGGCCTTACCCCATATGAATATGGCTCTTAAAAATGTGAATACATTACTTCAGTTGACGACTAACCTGATAAATTTTGAACGGATAGATGTCTATTCTTCCACTCTTTATGTTTCCGAGTATGAACTGAATACTTATATGAATGATGTTTGCGCCACTTTCCGCAAATATGCCGAAATGAAACATGTCAGGTTTGTTTATGAAAGCAATTTTGACTATTTGAATGTGTGGTTTGATAGTGACAAGATGGGGTCCATTTTAAAGAATATCTTGTCCAATGCATTGAAATATACACCCGAGGACGGTAGTGTATGTATTTACGCTTGTGAGGAAGGAAATACATGGAGTATTGAGGTGAAGGATACCGGAATCGGTATTCCTTCGGGTGAACAGAAGAAATTGTTCAGAAACTGTTTTCGAGGAAGTAATGTCGTCAATCTGAAAGTGACAGGTAGTGGAATCGGGTTGATGCTGGTATACAAGTTGGTCAAGCTACATAAAGGCAAGATTCAGATTCAGAGTGCCGAACGTCAGGGCACATGTGTACGGATTACTTTCCCGAAAGGAAATACTCATCTCCATAAAGCAAAATTTATTTCTCCCAAAGTACCGAATGAACGTCCGGAGGCTATCATACCTGGGGGGACTTCGGCTTTGCCGGCTATGGAGATATCCCGTACAAACAGTTCCTTACAGCGCATCCTGATAGTGGAAGATAATGATGATTTGCGCAATTATCTTGTGGATATGCTTAGTACGAGTTATAATATTCAGTCCTGTCCGAATGGAAAAGATGCACTTGTTATTATACGTGAATTTAATCCGGATCTTGTCATATCCGATATAATGATGCCTGAAATGAGTGGAGACGAACTTTGCGCTACTATAAAAGGAGAGCTTGAGATGTCCCATATTCCGGTCATTTTGCTGACTGCACTGGGGGATGAGAAGCATATGCTTGAAGGACTGGAAATCGGGGCGGATGCTTATATTACCAAACCTTTCAGTGTGGGGATACTCAAGGCAACGATTAAGAACATACTTACAAATCGTACTTTACTTCGTCAGGTTTATAATAGCATTGAAGATGAAGAACAGGATTTTCCGAACAATTGCACTAATACTCTGGACTGGAAATTTATAGCTTCTGTCAAGGAATGTATAGAGAAGAATATGGGAGATTCGGACTTTAATGTGGAAATACTCAGTACTCGGCATCATATGAGTCGTACGAGCTTCTTTAACAAACTCAAGGCGTTGACAGGTTATGCTCCGGCTGATTATATCCGGATGATACGTTTGCAACATGCTGCACAGTTGCTGAAGCAAGGTGAATATACGATAACGGAGATTGCTGATATGGTTGGATTTTCGGATGCAAAATATTTCCGTGAAGTATTTAAAAAGTATTATGGTGTAAGTCCGAGCAAATATGCGGAATCGGATAAGACAGTATTTTCTCAGGCAACCGATCTTAAAAATGAGGAATAA
- a CDS encoding histidine-type phosphatase, with product MKAILIFLAVLLFPVTFLLGQSAIQKYAGTAMPYPSIKDLPVLNDEGMVPFYINHLGRHGARFPTSGKALERVKGVLILAEQEKRLTAQGRELLVTVLQLSEAFKGKWGELSTVGEQEQKEIAERMLSRYPEIFADSARVEAIATYVPRCISSMNAFLSGMEKQDSSLVIKKSAGKQYDALLRFFDLNKPYVCYKEKGGWIPLYESFVQDKMSVAPVIKRIFLTYGQEIEQEDREFVMTLFSIAAILPDTGLSFDIKGIFNDQEWYDYWQTQNLRQYLTKSAAPIGNMLPVAIAWPLLSEFIQTTEKAINGQSDNRANLRFAHAETVIPFVALMGIGETDIQIASSDSVSAYWKDYEIAPMAANVQWVLYRDKNSEVWIKVLLNEQEVSIPVVTSCFPYYRWEEVRHYLKQRIAMSKEILLKPRNETD from the coding sequence ATGAAAGCGATATTGATATTTTTAGCCGTTTTGCTTTTCCCTGTTACTTTTTTACTCGGACAAAGCGCAATTCAGAAATATGCAGGAACGGCTATGCCGTATCCTTCGATAAAGGATTTGCCCGTTTTGAACGATGAAGGTATGGTTCCTTTTTATATCAACCATTTGGGAAGGCACGGAGCACGGTTTCCGACTTCCGGGAAAGCATTGGAGAGAGTAAAAGGTGTGCTTATATTGGCGGAACAAGAGAAAAGGTTGACTGCGCAAGGTCGGGAACTGCTTGTTACGGTATTACAACTATCCGAGGCTTTCAAAGGAAAATGGGGAGAGTTGTCGACAGTAGGAGAGCAGGAACAAAAGGAAATAGCAGAACGTATGTTATCACGTTATCCTGAGATATTTGCGGATTCGGCGCGGGTCGAAGCCATAGCCACTTATGTTCCCCGTTGCATTAGCAGTATGAATGCTTTTCTTTCCGGTATGGAAAAACAGGATTCCTCATTGGTCATAAAGAAGAGTGCAGGAAAGCAATATGATGCTCTTCTTCGTTTTTTTGATTTAAACAAGCCTTATGTCTGTTATAAGGAAAAGGGAGGCTGGATTCCCTTGTATGAATCATTCGTACAAGATAAGATGTCGGTAGCACCTGTCATAAAAAGAATTTTTCTTACTTACGGACAGGAAATAGAACAGGAGGACCGAGAGTTTGTCATGACCTTGTTCTCGATAGCCGCCATACTTCCCGATACGGGTTTGTCCTTTGACATAAAAGGTATTTTCAATGATCAGGAATGGTACGATTATTGGCAAACGCAGAATTTACGTCAATATCTGACTAAAAGTGCAGCGCCGATTGGAAATATGTTGCCGGTAGCTATTGCATGGCCGTTACTTTCAGAATTCATCCAAACAACTGAAAAGGCAATTAACGGACAATCGGATAATCGGGCGAATCTTCGTTTTGCGCATGCGGAGACTGTCATTCCTTTTGTTGCGTTGATGGGTATAGGAGAAACGGATATACAGATAGCATCATCAGATTCCGTATCCGCTTATTGGAAAGATTATGAGATTGCTCCGATGGCAGCTAATGTGCAATGGGTATTATATCGCGATAAGAATAGTGAAGTCTGGATCAAAGTACTATTAAATGAGCAAGAAGTATCCATTCCGGTAGTAACCTCTTGTTTTCCATATTATCGATGGGAAGAAGTCCGGCATTATTTGAAACAGCGGATAGCGATGTCGAAAGAAATACTTCTCAAACCTCGGAATGAGACAGATTAA